In Microbacterium maritypicum, the following are encoded in one genomic region:
- the rpmI gene encoding 50S ribosomal protein L35: MPKQKTHSGAKKRFKITGSGKLKKQQAGMRHNLEHKSSRRTRRLNQDQVLSKADTKVAKKLLGR; this comes from the coding sequence ATGCCGAAGCAGAAGACCCACTCGGGTGCTAAGAAGCGCTTCAAGATCACCGGCAGCGGCAAGCTGAAGAAGCAGCAGGCCGGGATGCGCCACAACCTCGAGCACAAGTCGAGCCGTCGCACCCGTCGTCTGAACCAGGACCAGGTGCTCTCGAAGGCTGACACCAAGGTCGCGAAGAAGCTTCTCGGCCGCTGA
- the rplT gene encoding 50S ribosomal protein L20: MARVKRAVNAHKKRRVILERAKGYRGQRSRLYRKAKEQVIHSLVYSYRDRRKRKGDFRRLWIQRINAAARQNGITYNRFIQGLGLAGVTVDRRMLADLAVNDAATFTTLVETAKKALPSDVNAPKSAA, translated from the coding sequence ATGGCAAGAGTCAAGCGGGCAGTAAACGCCCACAAGAAGCGCCGGGTCATCCTCGAGCGCGCAAAGGGTTACCGCGGTCAGCGTTCGCGCCTCTACCGCAAGGCCAAAGAGCAGGTCATCCACTCGCTGGTCTACTCGTACCGTGACCGTCGCAAGCGCAAGGGTGACTTCCGTCGCCTCTGGATCCAGCGCATCAACGCTGCGGCTCGCCAGAACGGCATCACGTACAACCGCTTCATCCAGGGCCTCGGCCTCGCGGGTGTCACCGTCGACCGTCGCATGCTCGCCGACCTCGCGGTCAACGACGCTGCCACGTTCACGACGCTGGTCGAGACGGCGAAGAAGGCTCTGCCCTCCGACGTCAACGCACCGAAGTCGGCTGCGTAA
- a CDS encoding RNA methyltransferase, with protein MLENPRSPRVRAVAKLTKRSARTETGLFLLEGPQSVREALTYRPEAIVELFATPSGWEKHPDIRAKAADADIDVEYVTEYVLNAMADTVTPQGLVAVVQQTPTSVRDIFDASPRLVAICEEVRDPGNLGTIIRAADAAGADAVVLTGRTVDPYNPKVVRATTGSLFHLPVSVGGDLADVVKRAHAAGLRILAADVKGADLLEARADGVLAEPTGWLFGNEARGLEDDALALADQVLRLPIFGKAESLNLATAASVCLYESAFAQRATSVG; from the coding sequence GTGCTGGAGAACCCCCGTTCGCCCCGAGTCCGTGCTGTCGCGAAGCTGACCAAGCGCAGCGCGCGAACCGAGACGGGCCTGTTCCTTCTGGAAGGTCCGCAGTCGGTGCGTGAAGCACTCACGTATCGCCCGGAGGCGATCGTCGAGCTGTTCGCGACGCCGAGCGGGTGGGAGAAGCACCCGGACATCCGTGCCAAGGCCGCCGACGCCGACATCGACGTCGAGTACGTCACCGAGTACGTATTGAACGCGATGGCCGACACGGTCACTCCGCAGGGATTGGTCGCCGTCGTCCAGCAGACACCGACCTCGGTGCGTGACATCTTCGATGCCTCGCCTCGTCTCGTGGCGATCTGCGAAGAGGTGCGCGACCCCGGGAACCTGGGCACGATCATCCGCGCGGCCGATGCGGCGGGCGCGGATGCCGTCGTGCTGACCGGCCGGACCGTCGATCCGTACAACCCGAAGGTCGTGCGCGCCACGACCGGGTCGCTGTTCCACCTCCCGGTCTCGGTCGGGGGAGACCTCGCCGACGTCGTGAAGCGCGCGCACGCCGCGGGTCTGCGCATCCTCGCCGCCGACGTGAAGGGCGCCGATCTGCTGGAAGCCCGCGCGGACGGAGTGCTCGCCGAGCCGACCGGATGGCTGTTCGGAAACGAGGCGCGGGGTCTGGAAGACGATGCCCTCGCCTTGGCCGACCAGGTGCTGCGGCTGCCGATCTTCGGCAAGGCCGAATCCCTCAATCTGGCGACCGCTGCGAGCGTCTGCCTGTACGAGAGCGCCTTCGCACAGCGGGCGACCTCTGTCGGCTGA
- the infC gene encoding translation initiation factor IF-3, which translates to MTSSKEFRISDPRTNERIRVPEVRLVGPAGEQIGVVRIEAALRLAQEADLDLVEVAPNSKPPVVKIMDYGKFKYEAAQKEKEARRNQANTILKEVRFRLKIEAHDYTTKLKRAEGFLKAGDKVKAMILFRGREQSRPEQGVRLLRKFAEDVAELGTVESNPTIDGRNMVMIVAPLKSKSEAKQEQNAVRDAQRAANKQASRDARSDADAPAEAAAE; encoded by the coding sequence ATCACATCGTCTAAGGAGTTCCGCATCAGCGATCCCCGTACCAATGAGCGCATCCGCGTCCCCGAGGTCCGCCTCGTCGGCCCCGCGGGTGAGCAGATCGGCGTCGTCCGCATCGAGGCAGCGCTGCGCCTCGCGCAGGAAGCCGATCTCGACCTCGTCGAGGTCGCCCCCAACTCGAAGCCGCCCGTCGTCAAGATCATGGACTACGGCAAGTTCAAGTACGAGGCCGCCCAGAAGGAAAAGGAAGCGCGCCGCAACCAGGCGAACACGATCCTCAAGGAAGTCCGCTTCCGTCTGAAGATCGAGGCTCATGACTACACGACCAAGCTGAAGCGCGCCGAGGGCTTCCTCAAGGCCGGCGACAAGGTCAAGGCCATGATCCTGTTCCGCGGTCGTGAGCAGTCGCGTCCCGAGCAGGGTGTGCGTCTGCTGCGCAAGTTCGCCGAAGACGTGGCCGAGCTCGGAACAGTCGAGTCGAACCCGACCATCGACGGTCGCAACATGGTCATGATCGTGGCTCCGCTGAAGAGCAAGTCCGAGGCCAAGCAGGAGCAGAACGCGGTTCGCGACGCACAGCGCGCGGCGAACAAGCAGGCATCCCGCGACGCCAGGAGCGATGCCGACGCACCGGCAGAAGCTGCCGCGGAGTAG